The DNA window AACTTGAATAGCACAGATGGAGATTGGAGAAGACTTGATTGATGATTAGCCAGGGCTGCCAACAATGTCCACAAAGACCCTATTGAGTGAAAACAACAATGGCATCTTCTGATTCTGATCTTGGGTTTTGCTCTTCTTCATTAGAGGAGGCTCTGGTACTGATGATGAACCCACAGATACAGACCATGAGTCATTTGAGCTATCGCATTCAGAGCCAAATGCACCATCAATCACCCCACTTGGGCTGCTTATTGGCTCAAACAACTTCTTGCGCTTATTGGACTTGGTGTGGTGGGTCTCTGTCATCAGCTCAACAATCAGACCATAACACTCCTTCACCTTCTCCTGTTGTCATGCAGAGAGCTTCCAATTAGAGGCCATTAATGATTGCTTCAAAGGTTTTTAacatgaaatcaaatcaaagagCAAACCTTGTTTGTTTTATCAAGTACACCCAGAAGCTGATTTTGGTATTCAATGGGGTTAAAGGGCTCAACTTGGTCAATAATGTGCATCATTGTTGCAGTGGCAGTGACAGAAGGAACAAAACCAATGAATCTCGAATCTGCAAACAATgataaatcaaaatcaaaagggGATCTCTATAGTAAACCAATTCCTTGTACtaggagagaaaaaaatcaaGATTTGTTGTCATTTTCTTACCAGAGACCACAGAGAGCAGAAGACTCTCGCATCGCCTGTGGAACTCCCAGTGGACATGGTTCATCAATCCAAGCCTCCTCACGATGTGATCCACAAATGAAAGTGGGGTTACTGGGTGCATCTTCCATTTGAGTGCAGAGAGCACCAAGAGTTCCATTCTCTGAATCGTTTTGGGCTCAAACACATACTTAGTTTCCATCACCTACAAACAAGAACAATTAAAACAGGCACATTTTAGTCTCTATATATAtctaccccccccccccccccccacaagATCAATACAATGAACAGATCCAAGATCATAACATCAAATAAATGCCATTGGACCACCTACTTGGAAGTCTAGAAGAAGGGGCACTTCAGTTTCCTCAACTTTCGCAGCCAAAGAGAGACAGGTCACGACCACAAGCTGCACCATCCATGGCTTATCCTTCTGAAAACAAGGGTTACAGAGGAACCTATCAAGATAGTCTATGGCCAAGACTGCAGTGAGAACTGAGTACCCATAACGCGCATTGACCTTAAGAATCCCTTCCACAGCCTCTTGACGAGCCAGGAAAAGAGAAGGATCTGTTATCAAATTGTCCTGTTTCAGATAATTCTGcttctgttgttgttgttctttggaaaagagagagaggagctcCTCATCTTCCCAGAACAGATCTTGCTTCAACAATGGAATAGAAAATAAGCAAGGACTCCTGCTTTTGTTTAGGGTGTTTTCGTGAGTAACCTCTTCTTggtcgtcttcttcttcatcttcccatCTCTCCTCTTCACAGTACAGAGCATCCAACAAGAATGAAGAGCTCTGTTGTTGTTCTTGTTCATACTCATATTCTTGCATTGCCATCTTCTTCTGAGAAGAAGAGGAGTTTTAGTCCATCGTTCATTTTACAAAAGAAAAGCTTGTGGAGATACTACTACCAGTCATTTCTTTGTCTTTGTCTTTCTCTTGTGGTGTGACACAGAGAGAATGGAAGGCAAGCAGAACAAGAAAGGGGAGGAGGATTGAATTTGTGACAGAAGGGGGGTCTTCACGTTTGTCCTTTTtagttcattttatttatttataagcaATGCTACTACAGGCCAAATAGCTAAAAAATGAATAATGGCTGAGAATtccaaaatatttattaatccATCTCTATTGGATATTATAATGACATAGattttgtagataaaatagGATTCATATTTTGAAGGTTTATAACATTATTTCTCAAAAATTACCTTCATTTTAATCTTCAATTCATGTGTCCATCCATGTGTCACGTGATGTATCCATTGATTATCCATGTGCCAATCCATATGTCACGTGAAATatctattgattttttttttaaaacacataTGTAACAGAACCCTAAATGGTTCAAgatttgggggctccgcaattcttTAGAATCTATAATTCATAtctaatggtgaagaaaaagtcatacaaattttaaaaatgaaaaaacaaaaatgtggttTGATGTGGTACATCTCTCAAGTCATTGGATTCCAAtcgtagactctacaatttaaaACTAATTACAGAGTCCCCTAATCCAAATGTTCAATATTTCAATTGGATTGAGGATCAAAATAGGATTAAGAAAATGAGAGTATGAAGTATGaaccatttttctttctttgtttatatatatgtatgtatagactACATACTCAGGGATGGAAGATGTATTGTGCTTTTGGTGTGTTTCCTTCCCGGGCATAAAAATTTGAGGGCACACACCCTAAGCAGGGCCCCCATGGAAACAACCTCCCCAAAGTATACTCaagttaacaaaaataattgtttCCCTAGTCTCTAGGTTGTTAAAAATAGAGGCAAGAGTATTGtttacaaataaaaaagaataatatttttatatttttgttaacTAGTCGGGAGTTTGTGCAATGTGCAAAAAATGGCAATAAAGATACAAATTTTTAACTTTAACAAATattacaaattaatttattttttaacatatataaattatagGAACAGAATTATAATCAAGTTAGTATTACCATAGATTGATGTTTATAGAGTCTAAAAATAATTACTATATTatcggtttttgtttttttttacattttagtaaaaaaaattttgttgattGTCTCCACATGACGCCATGTATACATCCTACATGTTTAATCTTTTAAGTATTGTATATAGATTGACAAATTTAATATCATAATATTTGAACGCAATAGATTGACACAATATGACTCGTGTTTTAATTTCATCGAGGAATATCCACACGTTTCATGTCAGTAAATCTAAAGTTGAAACTTGTTTCATTTTTGATAACTCaagatatattttttagtttcgAACAATCAACTCATTTACGTGATAAGTTGACTGTTAAATATAATATCGGTGttgaaaaataatctgttaaccAAATTGGTAAACTATATCTTGAAATGTTTGATCATTCGGTGACGATATTAGAACACAAACAATCTTCCAattgcaacatatatatatatatatatatatatatatatatataacacaataACATGCGTTGCCTTTCAACTTGGTTTAGCTTGAGTGTTTCCAAATAACTACTATTTTCCTAGCTTTAACTACTTCAGCGCGTACACAGATTCTCTCCGACTGCCGGTGGGTTTCTGTCAAAGAAGGTCATTAAATGATGGCGTCTTGTCTGTCTGCGGCGAGTgagagacagacagacagacagacaggcatagagagagagaagtataTATGCGTTTGATTTTCTTCTATTCACAATAATATCTTTCCGGAGAAATCTGAGGCAAAGAAAGGACAATTTTTCATATTCCTCAACCACAACATTAAACACAATTTTCCAACTTAGATAATGAATACAAATGATGCCCACCTGGGCTTTGGactcaaaaacaaattattagcTCAACAAACTGAGCTTGACACCTTTGACTCACCCACAAATCACATAcctttttctctctatattGCTTCCATCTCAAGCCATCCCAATTCCCACCTTTTTCTTACCAAATTCATCATTATTTGGTCAagggattgggattgggattgggattgggtCATTGATGATTATCGACCCATAATGCAATCTATCTGATCAATCGACTTTGATCAAATGCGAAATCATTATCGGTCCAATTTTTATGGGTCGGATGTCAATTGACAACCGACATTTTTGGATCGGTTGATTAACAAAACTaacaattttatttcaataataataataattaaatattaatatttatactaacttttattttctttaaaataatcTTTTAACAGATAATTATCGTCCAACCGACGATACgatattttgaaaattatcAACCAACCCATCTATACATGAGTCGGGTGATACTATCGACCTGACTATGTGGATcgattgatggttgattatcgacTGACCGATAATGGATCGGTTGGCCGATAATGACCAATAAAACCTATCCAATCCCAACCCTAGTTTATTTGCCATCAAAGAAAGAAATCGTTCATGTGGTTGAGATGACTGGGCTTCAGAATATCATTGTAATTTCAATGGGCCTCCAATATGATTCATCCATTGAGCCCTTTCAACCCGAGCCCATAGACTCATCAAACCATAAGGAGATGGGCTTGGATATACACAGTCATTGATCAAACCATAAACCTTCAGAAAAAAATGAGACATATTCACAATTCAATAAATTGAAAGGAAAACCTTGGTATGGTACACATTCAAGTACCCAACAGCACCTACAacgacaacaaaaaaaaaaccataatccATAAAGCTCTGATAACTTTACAGTGGATTCGAGATGTCTGCTTCTTCACTTGTGCATGCTGGGCTCTCCCTCAGTACTGTGGCGGGAAATGGAGTCCAGGAAAAGGACCTGTTTCAACAGCagaatttcaatattttatgacaaaaaatatatattagagcACTTAGCAGCAAGAAGAGTGGCATACTAAGCAAAATTACCTGGAGGATAATATGGCGAGGCTTGTGGAGGTGGTGGATAGGCATGCGGAGGATATGCTGGGGGAGGATATGCCGCTTGTGGAGGAGGTGGATATGCAGCTGGTGGATATGCCGAATTTGGAGGATATGCAGAATAAGGAGATGGGCTTGGATATACAGTGGCTGGTGGTGGATAACCAGCTGTGGCTGCCGGTGGATAACCAGCTGTGGCTGCTTGTGGTGGCATAGAGTACAAAGGGGCTTGCGGAAGAGGAGCAAAATATGGTGGTGCTGAAGGAGCATAGCTCGTAGCTGGTTTCTACAAGAAGCCAAACACAGTTACTTAGCTTCCATTTAATTATAAAGAGAGAACGAAATAAAGCTAGCAAAGTGCATCGAAAAATACTTACATTGGCATTTGAATAATGCAGTATTAGTCGAACTTCTCCAGCATATCTGCAATGGAAGAGTAAAGGATCTCAGGAAAAGGCATGCAACACGGACTCAACCATTAGCCCATTTCGTATAACGGTGAGAATTTGACCTAATAGATAGATGACGTCAACTTGCAATGTCTATTTGGACAGTAAGGTACCATGTGATTTGAAGTTTACAAACCACATAGGGAAAGGGCCAAAGAAGATAAAACAATTTAGGATGAAATAATGATAACCAGTCTATTACCCTTACTCTTCCCTAATTACTATTAATCTATCCACTGAACCATTTCTCCATGTCAAGTcattaaaacaacaaaataaccAAAAGGGTAAGTTCACTCAGGATTCAATGTTATGCAGGAAAAATCATGAATATATGTAAGAAGAAAGGCGGCTTGTCAGTTCTGGGGAAAGTAATTGGTTGCTGAAACATGCTATCAACATGTAGCAATTATTTTCAATTAGAAATTTCTCAATTGCTCCCTCCTGGCTCAATTCGTCAGATGACATTTTTTTCTTAATGTGTCATGAGGAAGACTGTATTGCAATTATCCTCTGTTTAAGTCTTAACGTCAAGAATGTCTGACACTTGGTTTGCCCACAAACTTAGTTAATAAACGCATTCCATTGTTGCTCTAAATATGTCTTGTTATGGTCAAAGAGCCACAAAACTTTAATAGGTAAGAAAACCAGATCATACTCCAGGGAAACATCAAGACAACATTCTTATCCATTACACACCTAAATCCCAAGAAGAGTTGGCATGTGATATCAAAACAGGCTAACAACTACAACTATGTTTGGGAGGACAAAAAACCAAACACGAGAAACCCTCTCAAGAACTTAAATATGCAGGAGGgagataaggaaaaaaaaatcagattgcACCGATGATGTAGATTGACAGAACAGTATATCTGTCATGAAAAGAAATTATATGCTAAAGTCTACTTCACAAGAGTTTATAAAAGAAGTACCTACAGGCTACAAGCATAGAAACTGatcaaaattaaaactaattaaGTCCTAGTTCAACTTTTTTCCTGATAAGTAAAGATAATATAATTGAAGAAGACAAGACATGAAGCCCAGGCACACCAAAACCAAAAACTATACAAAAAGAGTCTTAAATCTTAATCCAAACTTCTAAGTTAAATGAATTTACTCAAGGTTCTGAGTGATGAACCCTTTTCATGATGCAAGAAAATCGGTAATGAAAGTtcagaaagaataaaaaaaaacatgtaagcACCTAGACAGTTGAAGCTACTGTCATTCAGAAAAATCTCATAGAGAAACATCCGCCAGTCAAGTTTACCTGCCAGTTTTACTCTGAATTGGCCAAGCACTGTCATCATAGCCCTGTGAAAGTACCTTCTGCAATTGAATCCTACAAACAGCAGCAGTAACACAAAGAACAGACAAATTAGAAAACAAAAGTACTTCTTCAGAATATCACATTCAAATAAAGAATTGTGAAGATAATTACTTTCCACTGCCTATGTAATCATCAAGAGTCAAGGTGTTGCTGTTCCAAACCACAACATTTAGCTCTCTGAGCCCTTCAATCAGCGTGAACACAAATTTCTCCTGGAATGTGGGATTTTTACCACCATCTATGATTCAAATCAAATAAGAACCATCATTAAGTTTGCAAAACAAACTGAAGATTAAACTACATAAACGTCATACTGGGTCGAGATATCCTTTCAAAAATCAGATCCAAAACCTAAAATCAAAGATGAACAAGAAAGGAACAGTTTTGACATAAATCATTCAAGTACCTGTGCAGGTTCTGGTACGGGACTTGTTGCTGCCGTACTCAATGCAAACGTACGGGTCTTGCCTTGAAATCCATTCTGTATCTTTCAACTTGTTGCACCCAACAACTGCTCCACAACACAAACAAAAGCAACGCAATTTAatactgaaaacaaaaattgttttCCTTGTGCGTATCTATCTACCGGAAACAACAAAGTATTCGTACCGGTAACTTCAAGGAGCTGGCCTTGGATCCCAGAAATCATCGACATGGAAGAAGACGAGTAGACAATCTGatcagagagagagataatTGGCACACAATTTGACCAACAAAAGTGGGTCTTCTCCCCCCTTTTTATATAATCCGCAGAAAAACTGCAAATCAAAGGGAGCCCTTTTGGTCTTTTTTATATGCTGTTAGACAAGGAGCCTTCCCTGGTTTTCCCTTATCTGTTTCGGGTTTTCGTCTTTGGAAAGCGCAATGTAATGACGTTGACTCGGCCACGAGCACTACACGCTTTATCATAATTACGAATATGACTCTGAAAATTCATAGAAAAAACCGAACCGTAATTGATCGAATACATGTAAATGAAATGGATTGGTTATGCtaagttaaaaaaattaaaaatttgatCGGCTTTTATTTATGAGACAAATTGATCGAAATTATAGATTTATAaatattcaatatatatatatatatataaataatatagtTAAGTAAGTTAAAGTTATTGTTTTAAGTTTTACAAATGTACAGtttacttataaatttataatattttattcttaataattttttattactaatgacttaaatacttaaatatattattatgataATTACAATATGGAGGATTGATTTTTGAATCAATGACTCAAGTGTAGTCCTTAACCCTTAAATCCTTTTTGGACTTTAGTCTTTCAATCTTTCTTCGCTTCATTGAATTATGGATATTGAATGTTTATTAGGTTGCACTATTTTATGCTTTATGGATATGAACCAAATGactatttaatttttcacatgTTTAGCTAGTATACTAAGTTAGTGCATCAAGCCAAAATGTTTGacccaaaaactgaaaaatcgaCCATAATAATCGAAAACTGTTAGGCGGTTTTTACGTCAAGATAAACATGACCGTTGGTTATCGATTTTCTACCCCTAATTACCAAACCCTACAGGTGAATGGACCTGCTCAGATGGGCACATCTACAACGGCCAGTCTGTCAAACCTCAAGACAATCATAAAATAAACGTATATAATTTTAACTTGTTTGACTTTTGGGATTTTGCATAAGACTTGAGCACAATTGCATGACATTATTATTCTCCCAACTCCAATTTGCATTTGTTTTAACAAAACGATCACACTTGACTTTTGACATTACAAATGAAATGAATGGATTTCAAGTATCACCAAACAATGCATGTCGCAAGTTGAGGCTAATTTATGTACGGAGAGATTCATTGACAGGATGGCGGGTCTAGGAATCGAGATCATTGGGGCACAAAAGATGGTGCGGGATATTGGGATAGCacttctg is part of the Tripterygium wilfordii isolate XIE 37 chromosome 7, ASM1340144v1, whole genome shotgun sequence genome and encodes:
- the LOC120002435 gene encoding elicitor-responsive protein 3-like — encoded protein: MSMISGIQGQLLEVTVVGCNKLKDTEWISRQDPYVCIEYGSNKSRTRTCTDGGKNPTFQEKFVFTLIEGLRELNVVVWNSNTLTLDDYIGSGKIQLQKVLSQGYDDSAWPIQSKTGRYAGEVRLILHYSNANKPATSYAPSAPPYFAPLPQAPLYSMPPQAATAGYPPAATAGYPPPATVYPSPSPYSAYPPNSAYPPAAYPPPPQAAYPPPAYPPHAYPPPPQASPYYPPGPFPGLHFPPQY
- the LOC120002434 gene encoding cyclin-D3-1-like, whose translation is MAMQEYEYEQEQQQSSSFLLDALYCEEERWEDEEEDDQEEVTHENTLNKSRSPCLFSIPLLKQDLFWEDEELLSLFSKEQQQQKQNYLKQDNLITDPSLFLARQEAVEGILKVNARYGYSVLTAVLAIDYLDRFLCNPCFQKDKPWMVQLVVVTCLSLAAKVEETEVPLLLDFQVMETKYVFEPKTIQRMELLVLSALKWKMHPVTPLSFVDHIVRRLGLMNHVHWEFHRRCESLLLSVVSDSRFIGFVPSVTATATMMHIIDQVEPFNPIEYQNQLLGVLDKTNKEKVKECYGLIVELMTETHHTKSNKRKKLFEPISSPSGVIDGAFGSECDSSNDSWSVSVGSSSVPEPPLMKKSKTQDQNQKMPLLFSLNRVFVDIVGSPG